A stretch of the Marivirga tractuosa DSM 4126 genome encodes the following:
- a CDS encoding M14 family metallopeptidase gives MKYLLSLISIFIMANVALAQKELSYFLPDSVTYDSAIPTPESVIGHQVGEWHVTHDKLVYYMRAIAEASDRITIEETGVTYEDRPQLLLTITHPDNLANIDEIKSNHKQLTNPDKSSGLDIAQMPSVIMMGFSIHGNEPSGSNASMLTAYYLAAAQGQDIEDKLKNVVVLLDPSFNPDGLNRFATWANMHKSENLVTDPNDREFNEAWPGGRTNHYWFDMNRDWLPVQLAESQNRIAQFHAWKPNILTDHHEMGTNSTFFFQPGIPERTHPITPQKNQDLTGQIGEYHAEFLDRVGSLYYSKESFDDFYYGKGSTFPDVQGAIGILFEQASSRGHAQESVNGVLEFPFTIKNQFTASLSTLQAGYEMRGELLGFQRDFYKNSVNMASEANEQAWVVSDQDVSKLYRFAEMLDRHEIDVFKLAKNTNGFQTDNSYIIPMNQYQSRLIKAVFDVRTSFTDSLFYDVSAFNMGMSYNLNYKSLDKRSFNTGLLGEKFEISMRPEGNIKGGKSEYAYIMEWHDFYAPKALYKIQKAGLRTKVNTKEVILKDGTTLAIGSILIPVKQQEQTPIQIYQILEEAIEGSGVNIYSVRSGNTNGINLGSPSFESLNQPKVAMIIGDGISPYDAGEIWFLMDQHYEMPITKIDVNDFRRADLSRYNVLIMPNGWGYGSIGGQKNKIQQWAQNGGTIIAYKSAAKWLSDQKVTKVKFADNKPDTTGYESYEDLGNNRGAQVIGGAIFEVELDLSHPLTYGLKNEKMPVFRNSTLFMEKSNNQYANPVRYTQSPLMNGYISEENAEKLKGTSAVTVSRVGGGKVISFTDNTNFRAFWYGTNRLLMNAIFYGQTISGRAGE, from the coding sequence ATGAAATATTTACTTAGTTTAATTTCCATTTTCATAATGGCAAATGTAGCCCTAGCTCAAAAGGAATTATCCTATTTTTTACCAGATAGTGTGACCTATGATTCTGCTATTCCAACTCCTGAAAGTGTAATAGGTCATCAAGTCGGTGAATGGCATGTCACTCACGATAAGTTAGTGTACTATATGAGAGCCATTGCAGAGGCGTCAGATAGGATAACTATTGAAGAAACGGGGGTGACCTATGAAGACAGACCGCAATTGTTGCTGACTATCACTCATCCTGATAATCTCGCTAATATTGATGAAATCAAAAGTAACCATAAGCAATTAACCAATCCTGATAAATCTTCCGGTTTGGATATTGCTCAAATGCCTTCAGTAATCATGATGGGTTTTTCCATTCATGGAAATGAACCAAGTGGAAGTAATGCTTCCATGTTGACCGCTTATTATTTAGCTGCAGCACAAGGACAAGATATTGAAGATAAATTAAAAAATGTGGTGGTTTTACTGGATCCATCATTTAACCCTGATGGTTTGAATCGATTTGCCACATGGGCTAATATGCATAAAAGCGAGAACCTGGTGACAGATCCAAATGACAGAGAATTCAATGAAGCTTGGCCTGGCGGAAGAACGAATCATTATTGGTTTGACATGAACCGTGACTGGTTGCCAGTGCAATTAGCTGAGTCGCAAAATAGAATTGCGCAATTCCATGCTTGGAAACCTAATATTTTAACAGATCATCATGAAATGGGTACAAACAGCACTTTCTTTTTCCAACCCGGAATACCAGAAAGGACGCACCCAATTACTCCTCAGAAGAATCAAGATTTAACGGGTCAAATTGGTGAATATCATGCTGAATTTTTGGATAGAGTAGGATCACTCTATTACAGCAAGGAAAGTTTCGATGACTTCTATTACGGAAAAGGCTCCACTTTCCCAGATGTGCAAGGAGCAATAGGAATACTTTTTGAGCAGGCGAGTTCTAGAGGACACGCACAAGAAAGTGTAAACGGAGTTTTGGAATTTCCTTTCACCATTAAAAACCAGTTTACCGCATCATTAAGTACGCTTCAAGCCGGATATGAAATGCGAGGAGAATTGCTCGGCTTCCAAAGAGATTTTTATAAAAACTCTGTAAATATGGCTTCTGAAGCTAATGAGCAAGCTTGGGTAGTTTCAGATCAGGATGTTTCTAAATTATACCGTTTTGCAGAAATGCTAGACAGACATGAGATTGATGTTTTTAAATTGGCTAAAAATACCAATGGTTTTCAAACGGACAATAGTTATATCATTCCGATGAATCAATATCAAAGCAGGTTGATCAAGGCTGTTTTTGATGTTAGAACGAGCTTTACAGATAGTCTTTTTTATGATGTATCAGCCTTCAATATGGGAATGTCTTATAACTTGAATTATAAAAGCCTTGATAAGCGAAGCTTTAATACTGGACTTTTAGGAGAAAAATTTGAAATCTCGATGCGACCTGAAGGAAACATCAAGGGAGGTAAAAGTGAATATGCATACATCATGGAATGGCATGATTTCTATGCTCCTAAAGCATTATATAAAATTCAGAAAGCAGGGTTGAGGACTAAAGTGAATACTAAGGAAGTAATTTTAAAAGATGGAACTACCTTAGCGATTGGTTCTATTTTGATTCCAGTTAAACAACAAGAACAAACGCCAATTCAAATTTATCAGATATTAGAGGAAGCTATTGAAGGTTCTGGAGTAAATATTTATTCCGTTAGAAGTGGCAATACCAATGGAATTAATTTAGGAAGTCCATCTTTTGAATCTTTGAATCAACCAAAAGTAGCCATGATCATTGGCGATGGAATCAGTCCTTATGATGCGGGTGAGATTTGGTTCTTGATGGATCAGCATTACGAGATGCCGATTACTAAAATTGATGTTAATGATTTTAGAAGAGCTGATTTAAGTCGCTATAATGTTTTGATTATGCCAAATGGCTGGGGTTATGGAAGTATTGGCGGTCAAAAGAATAAAATACAACAGTGGGCTCAAAATGGCGGGACAATTATTGCTTATAAATCTGCTGCTAAATGGCTTTCTGATCAGAAAGTGACCAAGGTTAAATTTGCAGATAACAAGCCAGACACTACAGGCTACGAATCTTATGAAGATTTAGGCAATAATAGAGGAGCTCAAGTGATTGGCGGAGCGATTTTTGAAGTGGAATTGGATTTAAGCCATCCGCTTACTTATGGATTGAAGAATGAGAAAATGCCGGTTTTCAGAAACAGTACATTGTTTATGGAAAAGTCTAATAATCAATATGCAAATCCGGTTCGATATACTCAATCTCCTTTGATGAACGGCTATATTTCAGAAGAGAATGCTGAAAAATTGAAAGGAACTTCAGCCGTGACCGTTAGCCGAGTTGGTGGAGGTAAAGTTATATCATTTACTGATAATACTAATTTTAGAGCATTTTGGTATGGCACAAATCGATTGCTGATGAATGCTATTTTTTATGGTCAGACTATAAGTGGAAGAGCTGGAGAATAA
- a CDS encoding TonB-dependent receptor, translating to MKRILQSLCGIAILLAFATGSAFAQGVTTSGLSGVVKDDKGEELPGATVQAVHTTTGTTYGAVTNVDGRFRMPNVRVGGPYTVTVTFVGFQEYVLENINLSLGQTRNLEVTLDEESTILQEVVVKSTKGETIDGDRTGASTNLSNERIASMPTINRSINDFTRLNPQSNGTSFGGADNRYNNYTIDGNLYNNNFGLGSSQFAGGNPISVDAIEEVQVNIAPYDVTQSGFTGASVNAVTKSGTNNIEASAYTLFRNQNTQGTTLNGGQDVPFSESKTQIHGVTLGLPIIKDKLFFFGSFEYEDNAIPGDTRRAARPEQGLFPDLELGIARMTADQAQFVQEQLQEIYGYETGAFENYPFEDVATRMNFRLDYNLNQQNKIMVRYNNFQQRRDVGINGSSLRYINELRLGNTVRFGNEALTFRNGNYGSEESVQSIVGEWTSTINNNMANKLNVGYTSSVSQRYIPGDQNFPMSEIVEFQGSTPLYFASLGTELFTRGNLLDNKTFNITNNFNYFMGKHTFTAGVNFEYMTFDNAFNPMWDGWYRWNSYDDFVAAVIDRDPSVRPAGFAIGFTYDENNPFELPTDRTEFGQVGIYVQDEYQANEDLILTAGLRMELPFYPIDAPRNPSVEALGISVEDPRNPGEFIEPRVDQFPSVNPVFSPRFGFNWDALGDKTLQVRGGTGVFTGRPIFVHLSNQINGNGVTRGGIGIEADEWGQDGNPEWEGFQADINYYRPNPAEQEPGVSSGLSITDPNFKLPQTWRSNLAADYVFNGFVFTVEGIFSKDYNTPFSTNLSSRPTGDAVIIGGNEYPTYTQEALGGAINELFYLTNINDRTYAGLTLGVEKDWGKGIFTSLAYTRSQARDFGLSGGSQAASLWPSDVQQGRNNPEEGFSRFDQPNRVVGLIAFNTKGLNETNNTSFNLYYSGGEQGRFSYTYSGNLSGENNGVSLMYIPENFEDAQLVDRTSGGVITQTAEEQWEILNNYIENDPYLSENRGSVSERNGAILPWLHRLDLSITQDIHLTKDPSKHKLQFRADILNVLNMMNDSWGVSRRTVQRNLMQFVDTDENGNGQFTINPIQGESTFPTDVTVPNFDLGQTWSAQFGVKYIF from the coding sequence ATGAAGAGAATTTTACAGAGTTTATGTGGAATAGCGATTTTGTTAGCTTTTGCAACAGGATCGGCTTTTGCGCAGGGTGTAACTACATCGGGACTTTCAGGTGTAGTAAAAGACGACAAGGGAGAAGAGTTACCTGGTGCAACTGTGCAGGCAGTACACACTACAACAGGTACAACTTACGGTGCTGTGACCAATGTGGATGGTAGATTTAGAATGCCAAACGTAAGAGTTGGTGGTCCATACACAGTGACAGTTACATTTGTGGGTTTTCAAGAGTATGTGCTTGAAAATATAAACCTTTCTTTAGGTCAAACACGTAATCTTGAAGTTACTTTAGATGAAGAATCAACAATACTTCAGGAAGTAGTTGTAAAATCTACTAAAGGTGAGACTATTGATGGAGACAGAACAGGTGCTTCTACAAACTTATCAAATGAGAGAATTGCTTCAATGCCTACTATTAACCGTAGCATTAACGATTTTACTCGTTTAAATCCTCAGTCGAATGGTACTAGTTTTGGTGGTGCAGATAATAGGTACAACAACTACACAATAGACGGTAACTTATACAATAATAATTTCGGTTTGGGAAGCTCACAATTTGCTGGTGGAAACCCAATATCAGTTGACGCCATCGAAGAAGTGCAAGTAAACATTGCTCCTTATGATGTGACTCAAAGTGGCTTTACAGGTGCAAGTGTAAATGCTGTAACTAAATCAGGAACCAATAATATAGAAGCTTCAGCTTATACGCTTTTCAGAAACCAGAATACACAAGGTACTACCTTAAATGGTGGCCAAGATGTCCCTTTTTCAGAGTCTAAGACACAAATACATGGTGTAACTTTAGGCCTTCCAATCATCAAAGACAAATTATTCTTTTTCGGGTCATTCGAATATGAAGACAATGCTATACCTGGTGATACCCGAAGAGCAGCTAGACCAGAGCAAGGGCTATTTCCAGATTTAGAATTAGGAATTGCTCGTATGACTGCTGACCAAGCTCAATTTGTGCAAGAGCAACTACAAGAAATCTACGGATACGAAACAGGTGCGTTCGAAAACTATCCTTTTGAGGATGTTGCTACTCGAATGAATTTCAGACTAGACTATAATCTGAATCAGCAAAATAAAATTATGGTACGCTACAATAACTTCCAGCAAAGAAGAGATGTAGGAATTAATGGAAGCAGTCTTCGGTACATCAATGAGCTAAGACTTGGAAATACTGTTCGCTTCGGAAATGAGGCATTGACCTTTAGAAATGGTAATTACGGAAGTGAAGAAAGTGTACAATCGATCGTAGGAGAATGGACTTCCACCATTAATAATAACATGGCTAACAAACTAAATGTTGGTTATACTAGCTCTGTATCGCAAAGATATATTCCTGGGGATCAAAACTTTCCAATGTCTGAGATTGTTGAGTTTCAAGGTTCCACACCACTATACTTTGCATCTTTAGGGACTGAGCTATTTACAAGAGGTAATTTACTGGATAACAAAACCTTTAATATCACAAACAACTTCAACTATTTCATGGGAAAACACACCTTCACAGCTGGTGTTAATTTCGAATACATGACATTTGATAATGCATTCAACCCAATGTGGGATGGATGGTACAGATGGAATTCTTATGATGATTTTGTGGCAGCCGTTATAGATCGTGATCCTAGTGTACGTCCTGCTGGCTTTGCCATAGGATTTACTTATGATGAAAACAATCCATTTGAGCTTCCTACTGACAGAACTGAATTTGGTCAAGTAGGTATATATGTGCAAGATGAGTACCAAGCGAATGAAGACTTGATATTGACTGCAGGTTTACGAATGGAACTACCATTCTATCCCATTGACGCTCCGAGAAATCCAAGTGTTGAGGCATTAGGAATAAGTGTAGAGGATCCAAGAAACCCAGGTGAATTTATTGAGCCAAGAGTAGATCAGTTCCCATCAGTTAATCCAGTATTTTCTCCTCGTTTCGGTTTCAACTGGGATGCATTAGGTGATAAAACTTTGCAAGTGCGTGGTGGTACGGGTGTTTTCACTGGTCGTCCAATTTTTGTTCACTTATCTAACCAAATTAATGGTAATGGTGTAACTCGAGGAGGAATAGGTATTGAAGCTGACGAGTGGGGTCAAGATGGAAATCCAGAATGGGAAGGTTTTCAGGCTGATATTAATTATTATCGCCCTAATCCGGCTGAGCAAGAGCCAGGCGTATCAAGTGGTCTTTCAATTACCGATCCTAATTTTAAATTACCACAAACATGGAGAAGTAATTTAGCTGCGGATTATGTATTCAATGGTTTTGTATTTACTGTTGAAGGTATTTTCTCAAAAGATTATAACACACCATTTAGTACCAACTTATCAAGTAGACCTACAGGGGATGCTGTTATTATTGGTGGAAATGAATATCCTACCTACACCCAAGAAGCGTTGGGAGGTGCTATAAATGAATTGTTTTATTTGACAAATATTAATGACAGAACCTACGCTGGTTTAACTTTAGGTGTAGAAAAAGACTGGGGAAAAGGTATATTTACTAGCTTAGCTTATACGAGAAGTCAAGCAAGAGATTTTGGTTTAAGTGGTGGTTCACAAGCTGCGTCTTTATGGCCTAGTGATGTTCAGCAAGGTAGAAACAATCCGGAAGAAGGATTCTCACGTTTCGATCAGCCTAATAGAGTGGTTGGTTTAATTGCTTTTAATACCAAAGGATTAAACGAAACAAACAATACTTCTTTTAATTTATACTACTCTGGTGGAGAACAAGGTAGATTTTCTTACACTTATAGTGGTAACTTAAGTGGTGAAAACAATGGTGTTTCGTTAATGTACATCCCTGAAAATTTTGAAGATGCACAATTAGTGGATAGAACTAGTGGAGGAGTAATCACTCAAACTGCTGAAGAGCAATGGGAAATTCTAAACAACTATATTGAGAATGATCCATACCTAAGCGAAAATAGAGGTTCAGTTTCTGAAAGAAATGGAGCTATTTTGCCATGGTTACATAGATTAGACCTTTCAATAACTCAGGATATCCACTTAACTAAAGACCCAAGCAAGCATAAGCTTCAATTTAGAGCAGATATACTTAATGTACTAAATATGATGAATGATTCGTGGGGTGTAAGCAGACGAACTGTCCAAAGAAACTTAATGCAATTTGTTGATACTGATGAAAACGGAAATGGACAATTTACGATCAATCCGATTCAAGGAGAGTCTACATTCCCAACAGATGTTACTGTACCAAACTTTGATTTAGGTCAGACTTGGAGTGCTCAATTTGGCGTTAAATACATATTTTAA
- a CDS encoding fasciclin domain-containing protein: MKNIFKYTFLLLAGIVMFTTACIDENYDDTSDIGITDKQLIINVLNDENQSGELSIFLELVEANGLTGALTSRRTQDQITVFAPNNEAFELLAEDLGYDNVDGLLEDEDVNLVEILETHLALANLTINQIENGSFRSIATFSGINIPVRREAGTFVLNANEDLEILNSNTEGNGTVHIISRVILPIRFNIDFSEDFGTDFAGCSEALDAWTVENVVLAGGSGWECTGFGFEGQGIQANGFSGGAQEVDSWIISPVLESNDVVLNTLKFKYASRFDGPNPEIWVIAEEDYDGEAAIDMEAWTKLDFNFPPPASANNVFSDLSVGIPSEFHTDAYRFAFRYLSGAGATRATIDNIQVGEE, translated from the coding sequence ATGAAAAATATTTTTAAATATACATTTTTACTATTAGCAGGAATAGTGATGTTCACTACAGCCTGTATAGACGAGAATTACGATGATACCTCTGACATAGGTATAACAGATAAGCAGCTTATCATCAATGTATTGAATGATGAAAACCAATCTGGTGAATTGAGTATCTTTTTGGAACTAGTAGAGGCAAATGGATTAACTGGTGCCTTAACAAGTAGAAGAACACAAGATCAAATCACTGTTTTTGCACCCAATAATGAAGCATTTGAATTATTGGCCGAAGATCTTGGATATGACAATGTAGACGGTTTACTTGAAGACGAAGATGTGAATCTAGTAGAAATTCTGGAAACTCATCTAGCACTTGCAAATCTTACAATTAATCAAATTGAAAACGGTTCTTTTAGATCAATAGCAACATTTTCAGGTATTAACATTCCAGTAAGACGTGAAGCTGGTACTTTTGTGCTTAATGCGAATGAAGACCTAGAAATTTTAAATTCAAATACAGAAGGAAATGGTACAGTACACATCATTTCTAGAGTAATTCTTCCAATAAGATTTAATATTGATTTTTCGGAGGACTTTGGAACTGATTTTGCGGGCTGTTCTGAAGCATTAGATGCTTGGACTGTTGAAAATGTAGTTCTTGCAGGTGGATCTGGCTGGGAATGCACTGGTTTCGGATTTGAAGGACAAGGGATTCAAGCAAATGGTTTCTCAGGCGGTGCTCAAGAAGTAGATTCTTGGATTATATCTCCTGTTTTGGAATCTAATGATGTAGTTCTTAATACGTTGAAATTTAAATATGCAAGTAGATTTGACGGGCCTAATCCAGAAATTTGGGTTATTGCTGAAGAAGATTATGATGGTGAGGCTGCGATTGATATGGAAGCATGGACTAAACTAGACTTCAACTTCCCTCCTCCAGCTAGCGCAAACAATGTCTTTTCAGATTTATCAGTAGGTATTCCATCTGAATTTCACACTGATGCATATAGATTTGCATTCAGATATTTATCTGGAGCAGGAGCAACTCGTGCAACTATAGATAATATTCAAGTAGGCGAGGAATAA
- a CDS encoding endonuclease, with product MKNILLLISFTIISTTAFCQPDGYYEGTNGLTGEPLKTKLHQIINNHEVFEYGDFRDVILPDLDQDPNNEENIILFYKNASIPIQNFASNNEPDFWNREHTWPSSHGFNNEDTAYTDVHNLRPSDATVNSSKSNKDFNDVENIEANEEGEAPDTYTNADFWDPRDEIKGDVARILFYMATRYESESLDLELVDRISFSGEPELGILFTLIKWHNQDPVDNAERERHEGAFGYQGNRNPFIDHPEWVTEIWGDATAPNLILNDLNFSSDFGRVELGSTKDQQYQLNAYNLTNDVSVVVEPPFYVSSDGENYSDSIGFSSDNNPEQVFTVHLRFDPETEGQDATAEVLHSTNGDSEVLHVQGLEGAIEVIRIADARELSLGEIVNVAGIVIDNGNNSSNNRVIYDGSAGIVVRSFDAGNESANLQLGDSIIVTGGLEEYNNLLQIAESPITITIIEQGVNLPEPEIIEITDVGEEFESQLIKIENVEFVETGNFMGGGSDGNFTITDGENELIFRIGSSEHPLAGEPVPSGTYNVTGFVGQFGDDYQLSPRTIDDLEAVEDETDSTENPPLAVADYKSIDGLIFPNPAKDVVFIKTEKTNFNHPVTVTIYSADGRVKKRLSNISKNYSIKINDLSAGIYSVMISSEDQHYIQKLVKY from the coding sequence ATGAAAAACATCTTACTACTTATAAGCTTTACAATTATAAGCACAACAGCATTTTGCCAGCCTGATGGATACTACGAAGGAACAAATGGATTGACCGGAGAACCTCTAAAAACAAAACTTCATCAAATTATTAATAATCATGAAGTGTTTGAGTATGGAGATTTTCGAGATGTGATTCTACCAGACCTAGATCAAGACCCAAATAATGAAGAAAATATTATACTCTTTTATAAAAACGCTTCAATTCCAATTCAGAATTTTGCTTCCAACAATGAACCAGATTTTTGGAATCGAGAACATACATGGCCATCATCTCATGGTTTTAATAACGAAGACACTGCCTATACTGATGTTCACAACTTAAGACCCTCTGATGCCACGGTAAATAGCTCAAAAAGTAATAAAGACTTTAATGATGTCGAAAATATTGAAGCTAATGAAGAAGGTGAAGCTCCTGATACTTATACTAATGCGGATTTTTGGGATCCTAGGGATGAAATTAAAGGGGATGTTGCCCGTATTTTATTTTATATGGCTACACGTTACGAAAGTGAATCACTTGACCTTGAATTGGTAGATAGAATTAGTTTTTCGGGTGAGCCTGAATTAGGTATTTTATTTACTTTAATCAAATGGCATAATCAAGATCCAGTGGATAATGCTGAAAGGGAGAGACATGAAGGGGCTTTTGGATATCAGGGAAATCGAAATCCATTTATTGATCATCCTGAATGGGTAACTGAAATTTGGGGAGATGCTACTGCACCAAATCTCATCTTAAATGATTTAAATTTTAGTAGTGACTTTGGTAGAGTTGAGTTAGGATCGACAAAAGACCAACAATATCAACTAAATGCATATAATTTAACTAACGATGTATCTGTTGTTGTAGAACCTCCATTTTACGTCTCTTCTGACGGAGAAAACTACTCTGATAGCATCGGATTTTCATCTGATAATAATCCTGAACAAGTATTTACAGTTCATCTTCGATTTGATCCAGAAACGGAAGGTCAAGACGCTACTGCAGAGGTATTACACAGTACTAATGGTGATTCAGAAGTGCTTCATGTACAAGGACTAGAAGGTGCAATTGAAGTAATCAGAATTGCTGATGCAAGAGAACTATCACTGGGAGAAATTGTAAATGTGGCAGGAATTGTAATTGACAATGGAAACAACAGCAGTAACAATAGAGTAATTTATGACGGCAGTGCCGGAATTGTTGTTAGAAGCTTTGATGCTGGAAATGAATCAGCAAATCTTCAATTAGGTGACAGTATTATTGTAACTGGTGGCTTGGAAGAATATAATAACCTCTTACAAATTGCTGAATCACCAATTACTATTACAATAATTGAACAGGGAGTGAATCTTCCTGAACCAGAGATTATTGAGATCACTGATGTAGGTGAAGAATTTGAATCCCAACTTATTAAAATTGAAAATGTGGAATTTGTAGAAACAGGCAATTTTATGGGAGGTGGTTCTGACGGGAATTTCACCATTACAGATGGCGAAAATGAATTGATCTTTAGAATTGGTTCAAGTGAGCACCCCCTAGCTGGAGAACCAGTTCCTTCAGGCACATACAACGTCACCGGTTTTGTAGGACAATTTGGTGATGACTATCAACTTTCTCCTCGAACTATTGATGATTTGGAAGCTGTAGAAGATGAAACGGATTCAACTGAAAATCCACCACTTGCAGTTGCTGACTATAAATCAATAGATGGTTTGATTTTTCCAAATCCTGCCAAGGATGTAGTATTTATCAAAACTGAAAAAACAAACTTTAACCACCCTGTTACAGTAACGATCTATTCAGCTGATGGTAGAGTTAAGAAAAGATTGAGCAACATCTCAAAGAATTACAGCATTAAAATCAACGATTTAAGTGCTGGTATTTACTCTGTAATGATTTCAAGTGAAGATCAACACTATATTCAAAAGCTAGTTAAATATTGA
- a CDS encoding efflux RND transporter periplasmic adaptor subunit translates to MNKIIIRIIASVAVLAIIIYLIFPNIFSSEEKSKIETPATGGSTKIAIDAQIVKYETFENDIVLTGSLLANESVQLASEISGKIDDIYFKEGEFVKEGKLLVQTNVADLEANLQRLKYTAKLNAQTEQRQKQLLEKEAISREEYDIAFTNLKTTQAEIDALQAEIDKSRIRAPFSGYIGLRYVSEGSYITPTSQIASLYNVDPIKIEFSVPSRYSGLVKKGSKITFSSEAENKDRNANVYAIEPQIDPVTRTLTARAETPNPSNELIPGQFIRINLSLENRENAILIPTTAIMPKANGHTVFIIKEGRAHLKDVELGARTSNRVEILKGISKGDTVAIAGVPQLKDRAEVDIKKLEK, encoded by the coding sequence ATGAATAAGATCATTATCAGGATTATAGCCTCCGTAGCAGTTTTGGCTATCATTATATATTTGATATTCCCTAATATTTTCTCTTCTGAAGAAAAAAGCAAAATAGAAACTCCAGCCACAGGAGGAAGCACTAAAATTGCTATTGATGCGCAAATCGTGAAGTATGAAACCTTTGAAAACGACATAGTGCTAACGGGTTCCCTATTAGCTAACGAATCGGTTCAACTTGCTAGTGAGATTTCAGGAAAAATCGATGATATCTATTTTAAAGAAGGCGAATTTGTTAAAGAAGGCAAATTATTGGTGCAAACTAATGTAGCAGATTTAGAGGCTAACTTGCAAAGACTCAAGTATACTGCAAAATTAAATGCGCAAACAGAGCAGCGGCAAAAGCAATTATTAGAAAAAGAAGCTATTAGCAGAGAAGAATATGATATTGCATTCACTAATCTTAAAACAACACAAGCAGAAATTGATGCTTTACAGGCAGAAATAGATAAGTCAAGAATTCGAGCACCATTTTCAGGTTATATAGGCTTAAGGTACGTCAGTGAAGGAAGCTATATCACACCTACGTCTCAAATTGCTTCACTATATAATGTAGATCCGATCAAAATTGAATTCTCTGTTCCTAGCAGATATAGTGGTTTGGTAAAAAAAGGAAGCAAAATCACTTTCTCATCAGAAGCTGAAAATAAAGACCGAAATGCAAACGTGTATGCTATAGAACCACAAATTGATCCAGTGACAAGAACCTTAACAGCAAGAGCAGAAACGCCCAACCCCAGTAACGAATTGATTCCTGGTCAATTTATTAGAATCAACCTGAGCTTGGAAAATAGAGAAAATGCTATATTGATTCCTACCACAGCTATTATGCCTAAAGCAAATGGACATACAGTATTTATCATCAAGGAAGGGAGAGCACATCTCAAAGATGTTGAATTAGGAGCTAGAACATCCAACAGAGTTGAAATTCTTAAAGGAATTAGCAAAGGAGATACGGTTGCAATTGCAGGAGTTCCTCAATTGAAAGACAGAGCGGAAGTAGACATAAAAAAGCTGGAAAAATAA